A window of Rhododendron vialii isolate Sample 1 chromosome 11a, ASM3025357v1 genomic DNA:
atatatatatatatatatatatatatatatatatatctcctaTCTCCTACCGTGAATAATAAGGGGAGGCTTTCGGTGGACAACTTTCAATTTGGGACCAATTTGCCCTTTAATTTCCACCATTTTACAGATTGCCCAGGGTATGATTTGGCACGATTTTTCCAATTATGTCCCCTACATGTTTCTGGCCGCGTGGTCTGCCCGGGGTGGTTTTGTCATTTTCCAGCCTGGGCCAAAAAACGTGAACGTGATTGCGCCACGTCTCCCTGTGTCCTTTgcttcgttttctttttctttttctctggtTCAGAGAAaacagcgagagagagagaggagtttggGGGTACCTTCCGTTCCTCTGCTCTGCCGCTTGCCGTCGAGAGGTATTCCGCGGGATTCGTGATCGATTTCGTGCGTCGATCCTCTCCTGTCTTCCTTGAAGCGCTGGGGGTTGGTACTGTGCAACCAAGAGGTTTCTACTCGCTTTCTTCTGGTGTTTTCTCCCGGTTCCGGTTCTACTTCCATCTGTGTCGTCGTCTCGTCCGGTGGGAGGTGAGTGCTCTCGGATCTCTGGTTTAGGGGTTTTTCtcctctgattttttttttagaggcGCTTTGTTTCCGGCTTCCCTCGATTTCTCGATGTGGTTGTTTTTCCCTGGAGTGTCGGTGTGTTGGTGGTTGTGTGTGTGGTGGGTGCATTTGTCTTGTTTATTGTTGTTTGTGGTTTTGGGTCGTGGGTTTTGGATTCGGCGTTAAGATCGTAAAGCAACGGGAGGAACTGAGGTGGCCGCCGACGGATTTGGGTCTGGGCTGGCCCGATGTATTCCACGGCATCTGTGATTGACGGGTGGCGGCGATGTAGTAAAGTGGGTTCGTTGTAACTATTCTGACCACTTTGCTGGTTTTTTGCTATGGATTCCCTGTTTCCATTTAGTGCATGTAATGTGTTTTTTTTGCTTCGTGTTTGGGTTGGGGACTTGATTAATTTTATGTTGCTTCTTTAGGTTTATGCGTTTTGTTCTTTATTAGGTTTATAGTCGAGACTCGAGAGTTTGTGTATCGCTTCTTTTGCATTAGCTTTTCCTTGAATTTACGGGTTCTGTTGTCCTCTTCCTTCTCCTGGTAGCGTGGATTGTTCTGATCTGTTTTGTCTCCAGCAGCTTATGCAAGTATTTGCCTATTTTGGACCAATTATGTGTGCTGAAGTTAATAAAGAGAACTGCCTATGGGTCCTGCATGGTCATTCTTTAACCCTTTTCCAAATATAGAAGTGCTCTTTATTCTAGCTTTTACATTTTTACTTGCTTTAAAGTACAGGCCATTTAACATTGGCTATTAGTCGGGTTTTGGCTTTTATGTCTAGGGTTTTCCTGTTCTTTTTGGGTgtcttttttttcctgtttgttTTGGCTGTTGTGTTGGAGGATTTTCCTGTTTGTTCATTTGTCTTGCTGTTGTGTCTCGTGTTCTTTGGGGTGTCTTCGGCCATTAGACAGTCTTCGTGCCTGGAAGGTACATTTGTTTCTCTATTGTTACTTGTGCACTTTATTGCTCACTACTGCATATGAGGGATCTTATTGCAACCAGTTTTTGCAACACAAACTTACTGCTGAAAATATTTTGATGTTGCAGCTGGAACCATCGAGTTCGCTGCTTTGATTCGGGATTGACTAAACCTGTGGGGAGGGAACGAATGGCATGGCAAAGATTCCAGCCTTTCCATCAACTGTCACTATATGCTGCAGCATTGTTTCGAGGCTTCCTAATTCGGAATTCATTTACTAATCTGCTGCTGCTGGTAAGATACATTCAAAATGCTGATCATGAGTCTGCTATTTTGCTATCTTTTCATGCTATTGCATAATTatgtattttatctatttatgtGTTGTATGTTATCTAATTATGTATATTCTGCTGCTGGCTTCTTACGCTATAATTATGTATGTTATCTATATATGTGTTGTGTACTTGTGATTGAATCATGTGTCACATTGGTGGGAATTTTTGAGTCAGGTATGCAATTTTTTCCACAGATTTATTCATATAAGGTTGTTCTATTTGAATCACTACTCCTTGGCTTCTCATGAACTTTCCCGCTTTTTAAGTAGTCTTCTCCTCTTTTAAGTAGTGTCAGAGTTTCTTTTATTGTTGTTAGCTAATAATGCCCAACTTGTTTTCAGAGTAACCTTTATCAGTTCCTCTGTTTCATTGCAGACACGTAATAGGGATAGCAAGAGAAGTGCATGCGAAGGGATTTTAAAGGACATGGAAGGATTCTGGCATTAGGCGTGGTTGTTGGCTTCCCTTTTGAATCTTTTAAATCTTGAATTGATATTTTGCCaatacattatatatatatatatatatatatatatatatatatatattatatttcagTTCAAATGTGCATTTACCATTTTACAATCATGagcattttatttcttgttttgtgtGACTGTACAGACTGTGCTATATATCCAAGAGCGTTAAATAAAAAGGAGGAGAGTTTCGATGTGCCATTTTCCAATTTGGGACCAATTTGCCCTTTAATTTTGCCCATTTTACGGATTGCCCAAGGCATgccaatccttttttttttcttctcccggTTAATGTGTGTTGTACTCATCTCCCCTCACAACACCTCTCTCtcgcctccctctctctgttCACTCCCTCTCTGCCCCTCCAGTCCACCACCACTGCACCACACCACCACACCGCCTTTCTTCTCCATCAACGGCATCACCATCAggtgtttctctctctatctcttcccccattttgcttttttttttctcttttttttttttttttgggggggggggggggggggggggggggggggggtttcctTCCGTGTTCAGTTGATTTGTTGATGTTGTCGTTTTGCCCGTACGCTCAGTGCATTACCGCCCTTTGGGTGGGTCTTTATTGTCTGTTTTGGTTTGGCCCCTGTGTGTGCTCTGTGCATGTCAAGctatgttagggttttgggttgtTGATTTTGGGTTTGACCTGGGCATGTGAACCTATGTTAGGATTTTGGGTTTGGCCATCGATTTGTTGGTCATTTGCTCATAAGGGttgtgggttttgggtttggtcGTCAATTTGCTGATTAGTGTGTTTGTCATTGATTATTTCACTTTTGGTCTTTTGCTCATAATGGTGGTACGTCCGAAAGGCATTGAGAAGACCCATCTTTTTGGCCATGATATATAAATTTAGAGTTGGTATGGTTAATTGGAAAATCGGAATGAAGCCATGATATATAAATTTGAGTTGGTATGGTTAATTGGAAAATTGGAATGAAGCTTGACGTTTAGCAGATATAGCAATTGTCTATgggttcttttttttcccctgccAAAAACAGAACATAAAGGCATGTGTGCTGGTGTTGAATGGTGTTGGAGCCCAGTTTAGATAATTGATGAGCAATAATAACATTAAGATTTGTTtagatgccatttggctttgtgGATTTCAGTTGCTTTTGCTCTTTTCCAAGACCAACACCTTATGCTGATTTTCAAGACTTTCTTGCGTTTTCTTCATTTCCTGCGGTTCATGAGGCTAGGTAACTATTCCTTCCTTGCCTCCTTACTTCGTTTCTTCCTCCACTTTCAATAGTCATTATTCGTCGTTTTTGTCTGCCTATAGCTTAGTAATCTGGTTTCAATTAGGAAAAATGGGTTTTCAGATCTACTTGTTACCCTAGAATGGGTAATCCTAGAAACCACAGATTCTTGCAGCAATTTGTAAATAGTTTCTTTATTCATGCAGATCTATTGCATCTGCATTTGTAAATGTTCTATGCACGCTCAGTTACAAAACCAATTTTCGCGAATGAATTAGACAATCATAAAAATGCGTACATAGAATTTATTCGAACTCCATTTGTGAATCCATTTAGTATGGTTTTGGTCTATCTTGAGAAATTACTCTTATTCTTTCCAATGCCATTTCGATGCCAGAccctttatttttcttcataaaTTTCAGCCAACCCAAATCTTGCCCTAACGTGAGTTTTTCCAAAATTAGTGcttttaattcattttttttttttttacctataaATTACTCATGATTCATGCATTAGCAGTATGTTACCGAATTGAATAAAGTTTTCAATACTGATGTAACCTCATTTTGTACTCTATCGTTCCATTTTGTTTTCATGTCAAAACATATTTGATAGGTACATTTAGGAAAACAAGTTGCATACAGAAATGGTTGTCAATGTTTCATTCAAATGCTAGGCTCCTATGCATAACCCATGGCCAGATTCCGAGACACCAACTCTCTACCGTTTAGAAACTACTAAAAGGCCAACACATAATTGCTGCAATGGCAACCCGCGCTCAGGGAGATCAATCCGTTTACCAGCAATGCGATGGTTTTGTATGACAATATCGAAATATACTACAATTGGGCCATGTTTCTGTGTGGAGTTCTAGCTTTGAGTTGCATGCATGGTTAGACAATATCATCTGTTCATTTGTCTGGCACAGCACTGAAGGTGTCACAAGATTAACAGATATTATTTGATTTATTACATCACAATATTAAGTATACAGCCATCCACTTTTTCGACAATTGCTTTCATTAAAATTCTACATTTTTACTGCACATTAGCTCCTGCAATATTAAATCACAGGTATCAACAACTGCTGGCATGTGAAGAAAATTTCACTCTTTGGTGTTACTGAGGTCTAATGTTCACCTCTCCTTGCTGCTTTTTCTTAGATTCTATTTTACGCACATCCTCACGTACAAAGTATTGCTTTTGCCATTTTTCCTCTCACCGTCAGAGGTTGCCGCGCCTGCTCCATCAATACTTCAGTGTTTATGGCCTAAGCACTTGGATTTTGCTAAAGCATGGATCACAAGTTTGGCCAGTGGAAGTTGTTAACCACGAGTTTCGTAATGGTTGGGACATTTTTCATTTAGCACATGGTCTTGGAATAGACTATAAGCTTACTTTAGCTTGTGAGCGTAGATGTACATGTTTGATAGACATGATAAGGAACTTGTCTTTGAATCGTCTCATCCAAATGATTAGGGGCAAGATGTGCATCCTCCTGCAGGTAAATGTGGCTGCCTTTTAAGTAGCAACAATTAAACATCAAGAAATATTTTCCTTCTGCTTTCATTTAACCATTCTACACATCACAATATTAGATTAATGCCTCTCAATTGTTCATTGCTTTATTATAGTTAATTTAGAGACTGCTTGTTTGCTTTCCACACTCAGGGCTCAACCAGCTGTgctgaaatttggttatttccATCTGCGGCCTATGGAACTGAAGAATGTATAGCAATCTATTCTCTGCATTTAGATTTGTCTTTTTTAATTCCTCTTTAATTTGAAAGACACACCAACTTATAGCCAGTAATGTTATATTTGATGCAGGAATTTCAAACTCAACTTCAACATGCTTTCACCTTTACTTCTGCTTCAGGAAATGGTCATTAAAATTGCTAATCGTACCTGGACTATACCAATCCAAGACCGCGAGCTTAGTGCCAAGCCATTTAACAAGTTCGTTGCTACCCTTGATCTGGAACCTTTTGATTACTTACTGATTACCATGCTACCGACAACACAATTTATAGTCATTGTCTTCCATGCACACAATGACAGTGAAAGGCTTTATCCATGGTTTTAGTCAAGTTCTACGGTGCTTCCTTAGCAATGTGTTATGTCATTTGTGGCAACATAGATATTTTGCCCCAACTTTTCTCCAGCCTTTAGCGCACACCTCCCCTCTAGAGTAACAATTTGTGCCTTCGCATCTGTTTATGCCTATGTTAATATGCAGCTTTTCAATCTTTTGGAATTTTTGCAAGGTTCCAATGTTATGCTTATTCTACCTACTACTATTCTGAAATGAAGAAACTAGATTTTCAGGTGATGGTTGATTTTCCTGGGCATTATAAATAGTACCAGATAGACATTAGAATTGCGTCATGTGTTGCATTTCTGTTAATTCTTGTCCAACTGCTTTTCCCTATTGCTCAGTTCCTTACACTTTCTAAAATAGAAAGGCATTCGTAATCTACCCATTTATATGGCAAACAACTGCTTTCCTTGCCATGGGGAAGACACACTCTCAACTACCATTCCTCTTGTTCGAAAGCTGATTATTAACTCCATAATTCTTCAAAAACAGAACTTCTGCATTCCTCTTATTGAAAAGCAGAATTATTACAATTTTGATGCTATATGTGTAGATTTCGCATGGTCTTGTTCTACTTTCTTTCATCTATGCTTTTTCCAGATTTGCTGATCCTAAgaaactttttaattcaaaatcaaacctccttttccattttttccaaatATGGTCTCAACTGCATCTCTACGCAAGTTCATAGTCGCACCCAACCGCTTCCCACCATATAACGCAATTACACAAACCAAATTCTGAATTCAATTCATGCTCAATTCTTGCCATGGGCAAAAAACACCCTCTTCAATGGGCATGATTCTCGTGCCTAGCACGAGGCTGGACCtagtattatatataaaaagagCCAGATTTTCGGATGGCCAAATTTCAATTTCGGACACATTTACCCCTCCAATTGAATCCTCTGCCATTGTGGGTTTGAGGCTATTTGCGACTTTTCCCTTCTCACGCAGATACGCGGCTCTCCTTCTTCCACATCCCTCGCTTTCCCCCgctcctcttttcttccccctgtttttccttcctttcttctttgtCTGCTTTTCGTGCAACAgctagggggagagagagagagagagagagaaagagagggagagggggggaGTTCTGGGCCGATTTCTTCTTGGACTGTGTGCGGCCGGTTGCGTTTCTGTTGCTGGGCGAGAGGTAACTGCCCAGATTGggttttgttattttcattttctttttcattcctCTTCTTTGTGCTCTGTGGTCTCTCCGGCCTAGGGTAGGAGCTTAGGTTTTCAGGCCTGGTTTGTTTTATGGGTCGTGCGTGTTTCGTCGATTTGCTTTTTGCGAGTGCTTGTGTTGTATCCCGTGGGATTTACTTGCTAGGTTGGATTTACCTTCGATTTGTGCTTACGATTGTTGCTTTGTTCTTGCGGTATTTGGTGCGTTGTCTTGCTGTTTGGGTACTTATCGTTGGGTTGGGTCTGTAGTTGCGTGCAGTAGGGCTTGTTGGGTTGGTTTGGCTTCGGTTTGTGCCTGTAGTCTTTGCTTCGTCATTGTGGTTTTTCATGGGTCGTCTTGTTGTTTGGGTACTTATCGCTGGGTTGGGTCTGCAGTGTTGCCCTTGTTTTGTTATTCTTTGCTTGTTTGTTGTTCTGTATATGTTATTTTATGTTTTGGGGTATACAATGTGCATACATATGTAACGGTGAATCGCATAAATTCTCCCCAAATTTTCCTTGCGGTAGGTCACTGCTTAGGTTGCCTAGCCCCGTTGTGATCCCTGTGTTGTTGTTCTGGTGCATCAATGATACATTTTTTTTAGCGTTCTATATTTTCTGGGTTCAttactaaattttttgtataCTAAATTTGTGCTCTTTTGTGCGTGCTCTTGCgctaaaaaaattaagccaGTATGTTATGGGTTGGGAAAATGCATTTGTTTGTGACTTTGTGCTGTTGGCTTGGACTTTTAGCTTCCCTTTTTCGGGTTTTTGTGTTTAcctgattttggattttggattttatgTTGGGATGGTTGTGTACGTGCCGTTTGTTCGATGGGACATGACTAGCCATGGTAGTAATGGTTCCGCAGGGGTTATGGTGTTGGTTTGGACTTTTAGCTTCGCTTTTTGGAGTTTTGATTTTTTACTGATTTTAGATTTGGGATTTTTGTGTTAGGATGGTCGTGCATGCGCCGTTTGTTCAGTGGGACATAATTAGGCATGGTGGTAATGGTTCCACAAGGGCAGGTGTTTATTATTTGCAAACTGCTCGGGGAGAAAGGGTGGTTTGTGCTATTGCTATTCCTGGTGAGGGAAATCACATGACATATAGACCCTTGGATAGTTTTCTTGAGGAATACCATGCTTTGTTGCCTTCGAGCCGCAGTTTGGAATGGAATTTTAGGTTTCAGTTGGCTGCATGGCTGGATGGCATTATGTACTATTCCTTCTTGCAGTGCAGTGAGGAAGGTGCGTGTGTGCCTCCTTTGATTTATTGAAATGGTGATTgaatgtgcattttttttttggaacctcCTGTTGCGCATTTGCCCTTCATGTTCATTCTTTGTTGCTATTCCTTTATTGCATGTTACTAGATTTATGTGCTTTCTTATGTAGGTGTAGGTAGTTGCTGGCATTTGGTGCATGCCAGTCCTGCTGATGTTGTGCAGGTTTGTCTTGCTATTGTTTGTTTTTGGGATGTCTTGTGTTTGTGGTATTTTCTAGCGATTGCTCAtgggttggattttttttttgcagcgaTTGCCACAGGCGCTGTGGCAATACTTCCTTCCTCATGGTTCGACCAAATGGATTTTGGTTGCACATGGATATAGGGTTTGGCCAGTTGAGGTTGTTGATCGACAGTTTTGTGATGGCTGGGATAGATTCCGTGATGTCCATAAGTTAAAAGCTGGGTACAAAGTTATCTTTGCATGTGAGCGTAGATGGATTTTCCACACTATCATTCTGGATGAAAATGATGTGGAGGTACGCTTCCATTGGTCAGGTGCACATGCACACCATCGGAGGCTTCATCCGCCTTTAGGTACATATACGCCCATATTTGTGGTTTATCATTTAGCGTTTTGGAAAGTAATTATGTGTTGGttagttctttttgttttccagcTAACCCTTTTGGCAAAGTATGTTCATGCTATTGTCTTGTTTCTGTTTTGTCTTAGCAGATCTGCACACTTCTTGTTTACCTTCTGCCATCTCACATGAGCAGCCTGTGCTAAAATTTGGTCATCTCCATCTTCCGGTTGTCCAGTTGTGTTCGGTATATGCCTCTATAGTTCTGATTCTGCTCATTCGCTCATggagttgttttttttgtgttatcTATTGAAGTAATTTGAATTATGGTTCCCCACATACCCCCCCCTCCAACCCCCCCGTCCTCCCCCTTCCTAAATATGCACACGCGCACGCATGTAGGAATTTGAGCTCCGGCTGAAGGAAACCTTCTGTGAATTTGGTCTTGAAGAGATGGTCATTAAAATGTCTCACCATGCGTGGAGCGTGCCCATCAATGACCTGAGGCTTGATGCTGGAGTGTTTGCCTATTTCTTGGCTACTATTGACTTGGATTTCCTTTCTTATCTTCTGGTTATCATGCTGCCTACTCTGGAATTCCGAGTTGTTGTCTTCCTTATGGCTGAAGACACTGAGAGAATATACAACTGGCTTTCGTGATTGCATGATTTGGATAGATTTTGGGAGCTTACATTTAAAACAATGCCTTTGCCAACCCAGGCAACCATTGAAGACTATATGCACTGTGCATGTTTTGGGTAATTTTCCATGTGAAAGGTGTTGCATTGATGTCCCCGACGAAACTTTTGTTTGTGTTTATATTTTGGATGGGCTCGGTGACTTGTCTGCCTGTGTGTAGCAAACTATTTCCTCTGGTGTTTGGTTTTTGTGCTGTTTGGCCATGCTGTGTTGTTTTCTCCACTTACAACAGTGTCTTTACTTCGTAAATTACAGTGCTACTAATTAGTTGTCTTCTGGGCACATATGTACAGTTTAAACAAAGCAAGTATTGGTATGGTAAAGATGTAGGTGTTTGGTGGCACAGTTTGGCGTTCAAAAAATTAATGCTTCTTTCCATATGCATTTTTGGCATGTCTGTGTAGCTGCCTAAATTCATGTGTGTTTCTGTGTATCTATGTGTATCTATGTGTATGCCTAGGTTTGTGTATGCTGTGTGCGCTTTATTCTGTATATATGCTTTAATAAGaaagtacatacacacacacatatgtgtgTGAAAATAGATTATCCAGGGGAATTTCTTAACAGTCTACCGTGTTGGCCTTCCCTATATTCACATGCAAGAAAGCAATTTTTTGTGACTATAAAGTTATTAATGGTGGTTGTCAAATTTATGGTCGCTAATTTTTTCCTCGTTTTAGCTCACTACCGTGTGGAAAGACAGTTATGTCATGATGCAATTATTTGTCATTTTTGTTACTTATATTGCATGGTTGAATGTCAACAATTGATATAGTAATGTATCGGCACGTATAGCATTTTATTTGCAATGGTCACTTagttttccccaaaaaaaatcgTCTGGTAATTTAAATGCTAAAAATCTCTTTACTTGACTTCTTTAAAAGTGCATATTATGAGGTAACATAATTATTGTTGCAGATTGATTTTACCATGTGTATTTCCGCTAATGCTGCTTTCCTTTATATTTTTTGTACATCATTTGTTTTGTGCAAAACAAAGagtaacattaaaaaaaaaccctctgcTTTATCTGAACATTGCATATTATAAGCAATGTATGTTAGAGAACATGAACAATTTAGAATTGGATGCAAAATTATTGTGGGCACTTAACTTAAAACGAAGGACATAATATTTTATGCGTCTTTTTGCAATGTTCTATTACATGTTTGCATTTACCTGTGGAATAAAATCCATGTGTAGAATGTATTGAAAGATGCATCCTCTGGAAAAAAATTGCTATAATTTCCATATATTCCTAAAATTGTAACGTGTAGTGGTCAATTTTTCAACATATGAGTTTCTATTTGTCAAAGTAGATTTACCTCTCAAGGTTATCTTACAATTAGAGTTTTGTAAAAAATGAATTGCTATTTACAACTTCTACCAATGAACAAACATAAATGGCCAAAAAAATTAGCCAAATGCAAAATATAAACCTTAAGTGGCTAATAAAAATCATGCTCTAGGATTGAAATCTATGTTTCTCAGTGTATATAAATTAACTTCATTGTCAAGCCATATGTTTATTGTTCAGTGATGGTAAATTAATTTAGatatgcaaatttttttcactGTCCATATTATTTCGTATATTTAGATGTGTCTCAAATTATACGCGCACAAAGatttcaaaaagccaaaaatgcTAAACTTCTTTCTCcttcaaatattttcaaaatggTCTCTCTGCGTCATAATACTTAACACTTTCACTATTTTACCCCAATGGGAAAATTAACTGTTTCTTTAGATccataataatattttttccaagtaatataaattttgttttgcatATTTTAGTTTCTTCATTAAGATAGAGATTAGAGAATCacgtaaaatattatagattacaTATATatctaatttaaaaaataccGTTCATTTGTGTTAATATTAAACATTATAAAATAGATAAGAGCATCCGTTTTTCGTAAATTTTCCTTGATTTTGTTGCCCTAACTCGCATTTGTTAGAAACTTAAAGAAACTACCAGAAAAGCaaccaaaattttaaattttctcCTTCAATTCTTTTAgctgaaaaaaaatataaaaggtaCATAAACCAGTGAATTTAGGTTTTCTGAATAGTAAAATTCCCATGTATTTTGATGCGAAAAATTACCCTCGCactttttccctttgttttccgTTGCTGCTCATCAACTCCAATGACAATTTTGCTTGTTTCATTCATTTAGATTTATTGGTGGGCATAATCGTAATTCCCTTCGTGCCTATAGTGGTACAGACCTGGCATAATCTGGCTGCTTCGCGGGATTCGAGATGAATTTCATCCATTCATTTATCTGTGCTTTCTGCCTGCATTACTGGTACCCTATAACTTTTGTTCATCCGTTTGCATCTTCCAAGCTTGCGCTGGTTCTTCCGTGGATTTCATCGAAAAAAGGCGACTCCCCATATTTCCTTCGCCTTCTTCCTTCCCCCtccccaccccccacccccccggGCTCGCACATACATGGTACATGCCTTTTGTTCGTTTTATCTTCGATACTTTCGTGCTCTCTTTTCGTCTTCTTTGTCTATCGCCCACATGTGCAGAACATTAGTTGCATAATTTTCATTGGCTTATTCccgtatagtttttttttttgcaaagttcTGTTATGCTCGGCAATATTCAGTTCCGTTTATGACTTAGTTTTGGggtgttttattttttcgtgTGCTTGATTAATTTTGGAAGTCCTTTTCGCTGTTACCTCTTACAGTTGCTGATACTGGTTTTTTGGGTCTGTTTTCTTTGAGAGTTTTTGTGTCCTCTCTGTCACAACCGGAATTTGGCACTTGCTGCTATGTGACTCAAGCTGCTTTTCTCGTCCCCTCTCGGTTATATCTATCGCATTTATTGCATTCACAGTGCATCTATTTCCAGCAGGCCTTCATTTGCGGCATCCGTGGATCCCTGTTTTACtggttcttttcctttttgtgttcttgctGTTGTTCAATGTATATATCTCTATACATCACTTTATATCTGCTTCCTGCGGCTCAAGAAAAAATCCCACTGTTGCATGTGTACGAACTTAACattttcttggtttgttttgcTCAAAAGCGTTATGCATGTGATTAGTCTTGCCTGCCAAAAGTGCAAAGGAGCAACAAATTTGCCCAGAGAACTTGGTAATTGTAGCCTTGTTAATCATTGATGTGCAAAAATATTCCTCATGGTGCCAAGACAACCTGACatcaaaaattataaaagtaACAAATTAAAATCAATGTGTTGTGATATTTGGCttccgtttcttttcttttgcgcAGTCAATCTACAATTGCTTAACTTTGCTATCATGCATTTCTAATTTTGGTTGTTTAGCTGAAATGGTGCTTCGTGCTCCATTTGTGCGCTGGGCTCGCATAAAAAATCCATCGCCGACCTCCCCAAGAGCAGCCCTCTTCTACTTGCAGACCGCTGCAGGCAAAAAGGTTTCTTGTGCACTTGCAGTTCGTGGTCCAACAAATCGCATTACCTACAAAGCTTTTGGTGCTTTTCTTGATGAATACCATCAGATCCTACCTTTGGGTGGTGTTGCTCAGTGGAGATTTAGCTCTATCTTTTCACAATGGTTGGATGGTCTTCTCTACCATTCATTCCTCTTGTGCAGCGAAGAAGGTCTAGCCATGCTTTGTTTACTTGTGTACCATTCTTACTGATATTTACTATATTCTCCATTTACTTGGTCCCTTTTATTCCAATGCGTTGCCAATTATTATGTCTAGTGTTCTCATAACATACTAATGCAGGTGTCGCTAATGCATGGCACTTAAACTATGTTGTCCCAGCTGATTCTGCTCAGGTGTGTGTTTGCCTTTGTTTTCCCCGCATATGCCTTTTCATGGAATCCATTGTTTTCGTAataaaaaattctcattttgGTTTCAGAAACTGCCGAAAGGCCTTCGTGCTTACTTCCCTGCTGATGGTGCGAGCACATGGATTGTGCTTAGGCATGGATTTAGAGCCTGGCCAGTAGAGGTTATTGACTTTGAATTTCGCAAAGGGTGGGATACTTTCCGTGAAGTTCATGCGCTCTGCGCTGAGTTCAAAGTAATCATGTCTTGTGAGCGTAAATGGATTTTCCACACTGCAATCTTTAATGAAAATGACCGAGAACTTGTCTTCCCATGGTCTGGCCCAAATCCACAATGGCAGGAATTCCATGTTCCTCCAGGTTTATAACAATGCATTCTCTTCTTGCCCCATTCCTTCAAGCAATAAAATGTGACAGTCTCACTTTGCTTTATTGTTTTGTATTGCATATAATCATCACAATCTTCCTACCCCTATTGCTTTCTGTGCTATAGTGAATTTGCAAACTGCTTGTTTGCCCTCTACTATTGCCAAACAGCAAGCTATGCTCAAATTTGGATTTTG
This region includes:
- the LOC131307591 gene encoding uncharacterized protein LOC131307591, giving the protein MVLRAPFVRWARIKNPSPTSPRAALFYLQTAAGKKVSCALAVRGPTNRITYKAFGAFLDEYHQILPLGGVAQWRFSSIFSQWLDGLLYHSFLLCSEEGVANAWHLNYVVPADSAQKLPKGLRAYFPADGASTWIVLRHGFRAWPVEVIDFEFRKGWDTFREVHALCAEFKVIMSCERKWIFHTAIFNENDRELVFPWSGPNPQWQEFHVPPVNLQTACLPSTIAKQQAMLKFGFWYLLGQKLHLECEARLNEVFHTFDLEDMVIHMADRTWEIKIQDLKLDVTEFDQFWSALNMPLLDYLLIIMLPNAEFQVIVFDTDNEIEKIYTWF
- the LOC131307590 gene encoding uncharacterized protein LOC131307590 isoform X1, with the translated sequence MVVHAPFVQWDIIRHGGNGSTRAGVYYLQTARGERVVCAIAIPGEGNHMTYRPLDSFLEEYHALLPSSRSLEWNFRFQLAAWLDGIMYYSFLQCSEEGVGSCWHLVHASPADVVQRLPQALWQYFLPHGSTKWILVAHGYRVWPVEVVDRQFCDGWDRFRDVHKLKAGYKVIFACERRWIFHTIILDENDVEVRFHWSGAHAHHRRLHPPLADLHTSCLPSAISHEQPVLKFGHLHLPVVQLCSEFELRLKETFCEFGLEEMVIKMSHHAWSVPINDLRLDAGVFAYFLATIDLDFLSYLLVIMLPTLEFRVVVFLMAEDTERIYNWLS
- the LOC131307590 gene encoding uncharacterized protein LOC131307590 isoform X2; translated protein: MVVHAPFVQWDIIRHGGNGSTRAGVYYLQTARGERVVCAIAIPGEGNHMTYRPLDSFLEEYHALLPSSRSLEWNFRFQLAAWLDGIMYYSFLQCSEEGVGSCWHLVHASPADVVQRLPQALWQYFLPHGSTKWILVAHGYRVWPVEVVDRQFCDGWDRFRDVHKLKAGYKVIFACERRWIFHTIILDENDVEVRFHWSGAHAHHRRLHPPLDLHTSCLPSAISHEQPVLKFGHLHLPVVQLCSEFELRLKETFCEFGLEEMVIKMSHHAWSVPINDLRLDAGVFAYFLATIDLDFLSYLLVIMLPTLEFRVVVFLMAEDTERIYNWLS